Proteins encoded in a region of the Geobacillus genomosp. 3 genome:
- a CDS encoding MFS transporter, with protein sequence MNAHSERAGAVGMTVYPILFAISLGHFLNDAMQAVIPALFPILRSTMELSYTQIGWIAFALNMTSSIMQPVVGLWTDRTPSPRFLPLGMAASLLGMAGLALAPNFWFVLLSVLLVGLGSAVFHPEGARVVYLAAGARRAFAQSIYQVGGNTGGALAPLFTALVFVPFGQKGAAWFTLAAAAGIALLWRVSQWYGHELGSPSTPGKTKKTAQRTDSGRPVIFALVLLVFLVFARSWYSAGISNYYQFYLMETAHISVREAQVYLFAFMIAGAVGTLAGGPIADRFGKRNLIIWSTLGTAPFALALPHVPLSLALPILLIAGFVLSLSFATFVVYAQELLPNHVGMASGLIVGLAFGMGALGAVVLGKIADLSSLGTLMRLCSALPLLGALAVWLPKDRA encoded by the coding sequence ATGAACGCTCACTCGGAACGAGCCGGCGCCGTCGGCATGACCGTCTACCCGATTTTGTTCGCCATCAGCCTCGGCCACTTTTTGAACGATGCGATGCAGGCGGTCATCCCGGCGCTCTTTCCGATTTTGCGGTCGACGATGGAGCTGTCGTATACGCAAATCGGTTGGATTGCGTTCGCCTTAAACATGACGTCATCGATCATGCAGCCGGTCGTCGGCTTATGGACGGACCGGACGCCATCGCCGCGCTTTTTGCCGCTCGGCATGGCGGCGAGTTTGCTTGGCATGGCCGGGCTCGCGCTGGCGCCGAACTTTTGGTTTGTCTTGTTATCCGTGCTGCTCGTCGGGCTTGGCTCGGCCGTTTTCCACCCGGAAGGGGCGCGCGTCGTCTACTTGGCGGCCGGAGCGCGGCGGGCGTTCGCCCAATCGATTTATCAAGTCGGGGGCAATACCGGGGGGGCGTTGGCGCCATTGTTCACCGCCTTGGTTTTCGTACCGTTCGGCCAAAAGGGTGCGGCGTGGTTTACCCTCGCCGCGGCGGCAGGCATTGCTCTGCTTTGGCGCGTCTCGCAATGGTATGGGCATGAACTTGGCAGCCCGTCAACGCCGGGCAAAACAAAAAAGACGGCGCAGCGCACCGATTCCGGGCGGCCGGTCATATTTGCGCTCGTGCTGCTCGTCTTTTTAGTGTTCGCCCGCTCGTGGTACTCGGCCGGCATCTCGAACTATTATCAGTTCTATCTTATGGAAACGGCCCACATCTCGGTGCGCGAGGCGCAAGTGTACTTGTTCGCTTTTATGATCGCCGGCGCGGTCGGCACGCTCGCCGGTGGGCCGATCGCCGACCGGTTCGGCAAACGAAACTTGATCATCTGGTCGACGCTTGGCACCGCGCCGTTTGCGCTCGCCTTGCCGCACGTGCCGCTTTCGTTGGCGCTGCCGATCTTGCTCATCGCCGGGTTTGTATTGTCATTAAGTTTTGCGACGTTTGTCGTCTACGCCCAAGAGCTGCTGCCCAACCATGTCGGCATGGCGTCCGGACTCATTGTCGGCTTGGCGTTTGGCATGGGAGCGCTCGGGGCGGTGGTGCTTGGCAAAATCGCCGATTTATCGTCGCTTGGCACGCTCATGCGGCTTTGCAGCGCGCTGCCGCTCCTTGGCGCCCTAGCCGTCTGGCTGCCAAAAGATCGGGCATAA
- a CDS encoding GntR family transcriptional regulator gives MFELDWRSRQPIYEQLMEKMKEMIIRELWQPHDQLPSVRMMAKQLMVNPNTIQKAYRELERDGWIYSVPGKGSFVAPRPKQPNTEAIAAVRDQVIRLVKEARFLGVTNEQLWQWIQEGEKEGESDDSTKERDENV, from the coding sequence ATGTTTGAGCTCGATTGGCGAAGCCGTCAGCCGATTTACGAGCAGCTGATGGAAAAAATGAAGGAAATGATCATTCGTGAGCTATGGCAGCCGCACGATCAGCTGCCATCCGTTCGAATGATGGCGAAACAGCTGATGGTCAATCCGAATACGATTCAAAAAGCGTACCGGGAACTGGAGCGCGACGGCTGGATTTATTCCGTTCCGGGAAAGGGAAGTTTCGTCGCGCCACGCCCGAAGCAGCCAAACACGGAGGCGATTGCCGCCGTTCGCGACCAAGTCATCCGCCTTGTTAAGGAAGCGCGGTTTTTAGGGGTGACGAACGAGCAGTTATGGCAATGGATTCAAGAAGGAGAGAAAGAGGGGGAGAGCGATGATTCAACTAAAGAACGTGACGAAAACGTTTGA